From the genome of Leifsonia sp. 1010:
CCACACCCCCGCCGCGCGCGCGCCGCGGGGGGGCGCGCCGGGGCCCCCCCCCCCACTCGGAACCGGTCGGGTTGTGGTCACCCCCCCCCCCAAACCCCCCCCCCCCCACGAATCTGGGGGTGACCTCAGGGAGGAATCGGGGGGTACCCCGATAGCGCGGCAGTGGCGCGAATCGGTTGGATGGAGACATGACCACCACCACCACCACCCCGTACCAGACCGCCACTCCCGACCGCACCCTCAGCATCACGAGCTTCGCGCTCGGACTCGCCTCGATCGTCTTCGGCTGGACGCTGATCGCCCCGGTCGCCGGCCTCGTCGTCGGCATCATGGCGCTGAAGCGCGAGCCGCTGGGCAAGACCTTCGCGGTGTGGGGCATCGTCCTCAACGCCGTGATGCTCGCCGGCGCCGCGTTCTTCGCCCTCCTCGCCCTCGTGGGTATCGGGTTCGGCGTCCTGGCGCTGCCGTTCGCCTGGCTGTAAGTCGACAGGGGACAATGGGGGGATGGAACCATCCCCCCTCGTCCGGCCGCGCAGCTTCGTAGTGCGCGGCCGCAAGACCGAAGCCCAGTCGCGCGCGATAGACGAGCTGTGGCCGAGCTTCGGCGTCGACTTCGACGGCTCGCCCCTCGACCTGGACGCGATCTTCGGACGCACGGCGCCCCGAGTCGTCGAGATCGGCTTCGGCAACGGCGAGAACCTGCTGACCCTGGCGGAGCGCCACCCCGACCGCGACTTCCTCGGCATCGAGGTGCACGGCGCGGGCATCGGCCGGGTGCTCGGCGCGATGCGGGATCGCGGACTCACGAACATCCGCATCGTCCGGCACGACGCGGTCGAGGTGTTCGAGCGCGGACTGCCGGCGGGTTCGGTGGATGAGATCCTCGTCTTCTTCCCGGACCCCTGGCCCAAGGCCCGTCATCATCGGCGCAGGCTCATCCAGCCGGAGGTCGCCCGGCTGCTCGTCGCTGCGCTGTCCCCGGATGGCGTGCTCCGGCTCGCGACCGACTGGGAGCCGTACGCCGAGCACATGATCGAGGTGCTCGACGCCGAGCCGGGTCTCGTGAACCTCGCGGGCGAAGCGCGCTTCGTCCCGCGCCCGGACGACCGTCCGGTCACCAAGTTCGAGCGCCGGGGCGAGCGCCTCGGCCACGCCATCTTCGACCTCGCGTACCGTCCCGCCCGCTGACCCGCCTGCCCGACCCGTCCGTCCGCCCGTAGACCCCAGTCGCGCGTCCGCGGCGCGCAAAGGGAGGTCATCCGATCCCGCGCATCGCCGGATCGCCTCCGTTTCCCGCATCAGGACGGCGTGTCGACGGGAATCACCTCCCATTCCGTCCGGCCACCGCGGAGGGCGGAAACGGAGGAGATCCGCATCCCCGCCTCGGCGCGTTGCGCGAAACGGAGGGCCGAGGACGGCCGCCGGCACCGGATCGCCTCCCTTTCGGGGGCGCACGCCTCCGGCCCGACGGACCGCCCGTATTCGTAGGATGGGCGCATGACGCATGCGCGCACGGTCGACGAGCTCCGGTCCGCCTTCGAGCGAGGGGTCACCAAGCCGCTCGCGTGGCGCCTCGGCCAGCTGCGGGCGCTGCGCCGCATGCTCACCGAGCGGTCGGCGGAGTTCGAGGATGCGCTGCTCGCCGACCTGGCGAAGAGCCCGACCGAGTCGCAGATCGCCGAGCTCGGGTTCGTGGTCGGCGAGATCGACCACACGCTGAAGCACCTGCGCCGCTGGCTGCGGCCGCGCCGCGTGTCGGTTCCCGGAGCGCTGCTCCCGGCGCGTGCGTCCACGATGCTCGAGCCGGTCGGTGTCGTGCTCGTCATCGCGCCGTGGAACTACCCCGTGCAGCTGCTGCTCGCCCCGCTGGTGGGCGCGCTCGCGGCCGGCAACGCGGTCGTGCTCAAGCCGAGCGAGCTCGCCCCGGCGACCTCTGCGGCGATGGCCCGCCTCATGCCGCAGTACCTCGACACGCGCGCCGTCGCGGTGGTCGAGGGCGGCGTGGAGGACACCACCGACCTGCTCGCCCAGCGGTGGGACCACATCTTCTACACCGGCAACGGCCGCGTCGGCCGCATCGTCGCCGCCGTGGCGGTCGAGAACCTCACCCCGGTGACGCTGGAGCTCGGCGGCAAGTCACCCGTCTACGTCGATGCCACGGTCGACATCGCCGCTGCCGCCCGCCGCATCGCGTGGGGCAAGTTCATGAACGCGGGGCAGACGTGCGTCGCGCCGGACTACGTGCTCGCCGAACGCTCCATCGTCCCCCGCCTCGCCGATGCCCTGCGCGACGCGGTCCGCGACCTCTACGGCGACGACCCGGCGCAGAGCCCCGACTACGGCCGCATCGTCAATGACCGCCAGTTCGAACGGCTGACCGGGATGCTCGGCTCGGGCACTGCGGCGGTCGGCGGCGACCACGACGCCGAGACCCGGTATCTCGCTCCGACCGTGCTTACCGATGTCGCGCCCGAGTCGCCCGCGATGGCGGAGGAGATCTTCGGCCCCATCCTCCCGATCCTTCCCGTCGACGGCCTCGACGACGCCATCCGCTTCATCCGCGCGGGGGACAAGCCGCTCGCCCTGTACGTCTTCACCTCGAGTGCGACGACCCGCCGCCGCATCCTCACCGAGACCAGCTCCGGCGCGGTCGGCTTCGGTGTTCCGGCCGCGCACCTCGCGGTCGCCGGACTCCCGTTCGGCGGGGTTGGCGAGAGCGGCGCCGGCGCGTATCACGGCGAGCGATCGCTGCGGACCTTCAGCCACGAGAAGGCGGTGCTGAGCAAGCCGCTCAGCCCCGACACCCTGCAGCTGATCTACCCGCCGTACACCGAGGCCAAGGACCGCTTCGCGCGCGGTCTGCTGCGCAAGCTGGGCTGATCCCTCGACGCTCGACGGCGATGGACACCGTGTCGAAGGAGTGTGGAGATGGGCGACAGGTCGTCCAGTGGGCCTCACAGGCCCGGGGGTAGGCTCGGCACTGCCGGAGGCCACGAACGTCCGGCGCCAGAAAGACATGCCAACGCACAACGAGAGGCAACGGTGCCAACCGTGAACCCGACAGCAACCATGGACGACTCGAAGACAGCCCCAATCCCCGTCGTCACCCCGTCCGGACTCGTCGTCACCGATGCGTCCGAGAACGTCTCCGACGTTCCTACCCCCAGCGCCGAGGGGCGCGCGACACGCGTCGAGACCGACTCGCTCGGCAGCCGCGAGATCCCCGCCGACGCCTACTGGGGCATCCACACCTCGCGCGCTCTGGAGAACTTCCCGATCGCCAAGCGCCCGATCTCCGTCTACCCGGACCTCATCGTCGCACTGGCCAGCGTCAAGCAGGCCGCCGCGCGCGCCAACGCCGAGATCGGCGTGCTCGAGCCGCGCAAGGCCGAGCTGATCGACCGCGCCTGCCAGCTCATCATCGACGGCCGCTACCACGACCAGTTCGTGGTCGGCGTGATGCAGGGCGGCGCCGGAACCTCGACCAACATGAACGCGAACGAGGTCATCGCCAACATCGCGCTCGAACTCGACGGACACGAGAAGGGCGACTACTCGCACCTGCACCCGATCGACGACGTCAACCGCAGCCAGAGCACCAACGACACGTACCCGACCGCCATCAAGATCGGCCTCACCTTCGCGCTCGGGCACCTGCTCGACGAGCTCGCTCTGCTGCGCGATTCGTTCGCCGCAAAGGCCGCCGAGTTCCGCAACATCCTGAAGGTCGGCCGAACCCAGCTGCAGGATGCCGTGCCCATGACCCTGGGCCAGGAGTTCCACGGCTTCGCCACCACGCTGACGGAGGACCACGCGCGCCTGACCGAGACGAAGTGGCTGCTCGCCGAGATCAACCTCGGAGCGACCGCGATCGGCACGGGCATCACCGCGGACCCGGGCTACGCGGCCGCCGCCGTGCGCCACCTGAACGCGATCACCGGCCTGAATCTCGAGACCGCCCCCGACCTGATCGAGTCGACCAGCGACGCGGGCGCGTTCATGTCGTTCTCCGGCTCGCTCAAGCGCAGCGCGATCAAGCTCTCGAAGATCTGCAACGACCTCCGCCTGCTCTCGTCCGGACCCCAGGCAGGGCTCGGCGAGATCAACCTGCCGGCGCGCCAGGCCGGCTCCAGCATCATGCCCGGCAAGGTCAACCCCGTCATCCCCGAGGTCGTCAACCAGGTGGCCTTCTCGGTCGCCGGCGCGGATGTGACGGTCACCATGGCGGCGGAGGGCGGCCAGCTGCAGCTCAACGCCTTCGAGCCCGTCATCGCCCACTCACTGCTGCAGAGCATCACGTGGATGGCGCAGGCGTTCCGCACGCTGCGCATCAACTGCGTCGACGGCATCACGGCGAACGAGGAGCGCCTCGGCGCGATGGTCGGCTCGTCCGTCGGCGTGATCACCGCACTCACCCCGCACATCGGCTACGCCGCCTCGGCCGCGCTCGCCAAGTCGGCTCTCCTGACCGGACGCAACGTCGCCGACCTCGTCGTCGAGGCGAAGCTGATGAGTCGCGAGGAGGTCACCCGGCTGCTGTCGCCCGCCCGTCTGAGCGGCCTGGAGGTCGTCACCACGGCCATCCCGGTCATCGAGGCGGATGCCATCCGCGAGGCACGCTCCGATACCGAGTGAGCGACGGGGTTCCTCAGCCCCGTCATCGAACGCAGACTCGTTCGTCTACTCCTATGGACGGATGCTCGCCTTCCCGCTGGCCCAGCGGGCTCCAGGCGGCTCCGCCGGAAGGAGCGACGGATGCCGCGAGGCGAGAGACGGATCGTGGACCGCTTCCTGCGGTCGCTGGAACGGGCGCCGGGCATCCACGTCGTGGACGCCGACGCCCTGCTGCTGCAGGTGCTGACCCCGGACGATCGGATCGTGGAGGTGCGGGTGGAGGAGGACGCCCTGCTCGCCAACGCCCGCCTGGTCGCCGACGATGCGGCTCTGCACGGACTGTCCGGGACCGACAGCGTCGAGCGGTCGTTCACGCTGTTCTTCCTGCACATGCAGACGGCGGTGCGGTCCGGGCCGCCGCAGGGGGCCCGCCGGCTCCGTTACACCGCTCAGGGCGTGGTCCGGGATGGGCACGCGGGAACGGGGAGCACGCCGCGCATGCAATAGCGGACATTGCTGTCTAGGCTTTTCGCCCCCGACCCGGGCAGGGTGAGCTTAAGCCCGCATAGAGGTCGTTATGCCCGACATAGCGACAAGGGTGCCGGCACCGGGGAATCTCGCTGCGCCGAGTGCCGGCACCCGACCTTTTCCGCCTGGCGTCAGTCGGACGGCGAGGGACCGGCGGCCGGAGAATCGTCCGCCGGGAGTTCATCCGTGCTCTGCGGCACGGTGCATTCGAAGTCGTACACCGCGCGGGGCGGAGTGCCCTGCAGCGCGGAGAACGCGTACACATCGACGACGGCGGCGCCTCCGAGGTGGGAGGGGCGGCGGATGCGCGTGGGCGGCGTTCGGGAGAGGGAGGGCACCGAGAGGGTGGTCTCGCTGCCGTCGCGGGCGACCAGGACGCAGGTGAGCATCCATCCGTCCGCTTCGTCGGGGATCATGCGACGACCCTAGGCGGTGCGGCCGCTCAGGTCGATTCCCCCGTCGAGGGGGAGAAGAAATCGGTGCCGTCCGCGGGGCCGGTGTGCGGCCCGGCGGACGGCACCGGAAGAGACTCAGTTGAAGGGCGCCCACTCGTCGAGGTCGTACTCGAGCTCGATGCCGTCGTAGAGGCGGACCCGCCAGACCTTGCTGTTGCCGCCGACGTACTGGCCGCGGGCGGTCTCCATCGACCACTCACCGTCGCCGATGCGCTGCCAACGGATCATGCCGACGTGTTCGCGGAGCCGCGGCGCGTGCGGCGGGTGAAGGAAGTCGTCTTCAGACATTTATCCATACCGTCCCCCTCGCTGCCCTCTCATCGTGGCCCAGCGTCGAGACGAGTCACTACCCCCAAATGTGGGGTCTAGGCTTTTCGCTCACCCGGCACGTCGGGATCGCTCAGCGTTCGCGCGCCTCGGCCTCGTGGAAGAGCGCGATCATGTCGCGGCCCAGCTGGTGCGGGGCGGTCTCGCACGGGCTGTGCCCGGTGCGGTAGACGGCGAGGCGGGCGCCGAGGGCCTTCGCGTTCGCGGCGTGCAGGTGCGTCGGCCAGAGGTCGTGATCACCCGTGACGACGAGGAGCGGGATGCCGCTGGCGGCGACGCGCGAACGCACATCCGGGACCCGCTTCATCAGTCCGACGATGTCGTCGACGCTGGAGCGGCGGGTGAGTGCGAACCGCGACCGTACGAAGGCCAGTCGACTGTCGGAGACCTTGTTCTTGTTCGTCGTGATGCCCCAGATCATCAGGCTCGCGCCGATGTGGGCCGTCGCGAACCAACTCAGCCAGCCGATGATCCGCACGCCGCGGAACGACTGCCCCGGCTCCGGCGGGGCCGTCAGGAGAGTCAGCGACCGGAACAGCTCGGGATGCTCCACCAGGGCCAGCTGCGACAGGATGCCGGCGAAGGAGTAGCCGAGCACGTGCGCCGGGCCGCCGTCGCGCAGGAAGGCGACGACATCGGCTACCAGCAGTCCGTAGGTGTAGTGGCCGCCCGGGACCGGACCGGCGTCGGCGGACTCGTACTGCCCGGCCAGATCGAAGCTCTGCACGTAATAGCCGGCCGCCACCAGGATCGGCGCCAGGAGATAGAAGTCCTCCTTGGAGCCGGTGACCCCGGGAATGAGCACGACGCGGGGATCGGCCGGGTCGCCGAGTGCGGCGACCGCCAGCTCACCGCTGGGCGCGCGGAAGCGGGAGAAGACCGTGCCGACGGGCGCGACCGACCAGTCGATATCGGGCAGGGCGGCATCGAGGCGCGCAGCCTCGTCGTCCCCGCCCGTGACCGGGCGCCGCTCTCCGATCGACACAGGCATACGCTAACGCACCGCGGCGCGCCCGGTGGGTCAGGTGACGCGGCAGTACGTGGTGAGGTAGCCGATCCCGCCGATGGAGACGGTGACGGTGGAGCGGTCGCGGAGGAAGACGGGAGGGGTGCGCGAGTAGCCCGCGCCGCCCGGGCTCCCGGTCGAGATCAGTGTTCCGGGCGGGATGGTGGCCGAGCGCGAGAGGAACTCGATCAGCTCCGGGACGCTGCGGACCATGTCGGCGGTCGACGCATCCTGCAGGATGGCACCGTCGACGTTCGTGGTGAGCCAAAGGTCTTGCGGGTCGGGGATCTCGTCGGCCGTGACGACCACGGGCCCGGTGGGGGTGAAGCCGTCGAACGACTTGCACCGCGACCACTGCGCCTCCGAGAACTGCAGGTCGCGCGCAGTGATGTCGTTGACCACGGTGTAGCCCCACACGTAGTCCAGGGCGTCCTGCACCGGGACGTTGCGCGCCGGGCGCCCGATGACGACCCCCAGCTCGGCCTCGTAGTCGACCTGGGTGGAGAGGTCGGCCGGCCAGGTGGTGGTTCCGCCGTGCCCGGCCAGGGAGTTCGGCCAGAGGTTGAAGACGGTCGCCGCCTTCTCGCTCCGCAGTTTCAGCTCGGACGCGTGCGCGGCGTAGTTCGCGCCGATCGCGATGACGTGCGGCGGGCGGAGGATCGCGGAGGCGTGGCGCAACTCGTGCACCGGCGGCAGCTCGCGGCCGGCGGCTTCCGCCTCGGCGACGACCGCGCGCACCTCGGCGAGGCCGCTCTCGCCGCGTTCGATGAGCTCCTGCAGGTCCCGCGGCGGCCGGTCCATCACCTCGTCGAGGAAGAGGGCTCCGTCTCCGATGACGGCGGCCAGGCGGGGCCCGGGATCTGCGGCAGTGCTGAGGTGCGAGAATCTCACCGATCCAGGCTATCGGTTCAGGCGACGGCGCCCGGCGCGTCCCTCTCGCGGTCGTGCGCTTGACGGCGCCGGGTGATGCGGCGGCGCCAGGGCGACTGGTCGGGTAGGTGCATGCTCAACGTCGTGTACGCCCAGCGCAGCCGGCGCCCGAAGCCGCGCCAGGTGGAGAACGGGCGGGCCGAGATGCCGACCGTGAGCCGTTCGTCGTAGCGGACGGCGGTGTCGAGGCTCAGATGGAAGGCGAGGTCCAGATCGTCGTGGATGTCGCTGCGGTCGCGGTGCACCCGCTCGCGCACATCCAGCCAGACCTCGCGGCGCATCGCGAAGTTGGAGCCGAAGATGGGCGGGTTCCCGAGCCACAGCCCCATGGACCAGAAGTAGCCGCCGATGTAGAGCACCTGTCCGATTCCGGCGACCACGGTGTTGCCGTCGTAGAACACGCCGGGGCCGGTGAGCACACCGACCTCGGGCGCATCGACGAACTCGGCCTCGATGTGGAGCAGCCAGTCGGCCGGCGGCCGCGAGTCGGCATCCAGGCGCGCGATGATGTCGCCGCTCGCGGCGTCGTACCCGGTGGATGCGGCGGGCCAGATCCCGCGATGCGGCTGCTCGACGACGGTCGCCCCGGCCGCGCGTGCGACATCGGCGGTGCCGTCGCTGCTGCCGTTGTCCACCACGATGATCTCGTCGGCGGGACGCAGCTGCGCAGCGAGGTCTTGCAGACAGCGGGCGAGCATCTCGGCGTCATCGAGGGCCGGGATGACGACGGACAGGGAGGGCACGTGTCGATCGTACGCGGCACCGGGCCTGGTTTCAGGCCCGCCACAGGTGCAGCCCGGCATAGCTGCGCCAGGGAGCCCACCGTGCACCGTGCTCGGCGAGCCCGCGCGCATCCCCCGGGAGCCCGAGCCGCGCGGCACCCTGCCGGAGTGCCAGATCGCCGGTGAGCAGGATGTCGGGGCTGCCCAGCACGCGCAGGGCGACGTATCCGGCCGTCCACGGGCCGATGCCGGGCAGCTCCACCAGCCGGCGTTCGAGCTCGTCACGCGACTCGCCGACGTCGATGGTGAGGCGACCGTCGGCCAGCGCCTCGGCCGCACCGACGATCGCGTCGATCCGGCGCGACGGCCCGCGGAGCACCTCCCGCCCGCGCTCGGCGATCGCGGCGGCGGTGGGGAAGAGGCGGGTGAAAGCGCCCCCGCCGGGCACCGGCAGGTCGATGGATTCGCCGAGGGCGTCCGTGAGCCGGGTGAGGGCGGTCCGCGCTGCGGCGACAGACACCTGCTGCCCGATGAGCGCACGGAAGACGATCTCCTCCGCATCCACCGCTCCGGGCACGCGCAGGCCGGGTGCCGCGGCGACGCTGGGCGCCAACGCGGGGTCGGCGGCCAGGACCGCGTCGATGGCCTCGGCGTCCGCGTCGAGGTCGAGCAGGCGTCGCACGCGCGCCACCAGGGGGGCCAGATCGGCCACATCCGCCAGGGAGGCGTCGCACTGCACCGCGGGGGACGTCGCGGTGCCGGTGAGAGTCAGCCGCACCACCGCGGGCCCGTGCGGGAGCCGGAGCGCCCGGGCGTACCCGATGTCGCCGGAGCCGTGGGCCGCGCCGGGAGCCTCCATCCCGTCAATCGCGCGGGCTGCGAGGAAGGACAGCACCGACGCGCCGTCGAACGGCGCACGGGCCGGCAGCCGCAGGCTCAGCGTCACCGTGCCGGGCTCGCGGTGTGCGGCGGCGGGGGAGCGGCGGGCGGCGGTCCGGATGGCGCCGGGCGTGAGCCGATAGACCTCGGCCATGGTCTCGTTGAACTGCCGGACGCTGCTGAAGCCTGCGGCGAAGGCCACGTCGGTGATCGGGAGGTCGCTGCCGGTCAGGAGCAGCCGCGCCGTCTGCGCACGGTGGGCGCGGGCGAGAGCGAGCGGTCCGGCACCGAGTTCGGCGGTGAGCACGCGGTTCAGGTGCCGCGGGGTGTAGCCGAGCCGGTGCGCGAGGCCGGGCACGCCCTCCCGCTCCACCGTGCCGTCGGCGATGAGGCGCATGGCGCGTGCGGCGAGGTCGTCGCGCACGTTCCATTCGGGTGAACCGGGCACGGCATCCGGGAGGCAGCGCTTGCAGGCGCGGAGCCCTGCCTCGTGCGCGGCCGCCGCGGTGAGATAGAAGGTGACGTTGCCGGGCTTGGGTGTGACAGCCGGGCAGCTCGGACGGCAGTAGATGCCGGTGGTGTGCACGCCGGTGATGAACTGCCCGTCGAAACGCGCATCCTTGGCGCTCATCGCCCGGTAGCGCTCGGCGAACACCGGGTCGGTGAGGCGGCCGTCGGCGCTGTCCGCAGGGGTGCTCGATGCGCCGGACCGGGGATGCTGCAGCGTGCTCATGTCCACCAGCGTGACACCCGCCGCCGACATCCGATAGCGGAAATCGGACATCACCGCGAGGCCGCCGGTGCCGCCGATCGCTAGCCTGGGGGCATGGACGTACTCGACTGGCTCGCGGCCGCGCTCGGCGAGGAGGCCGCCGACGCCGGCGTGCTGACGACCGACCCCGCTCTCCTCGACGCCGCCCGCACCGACCGGTCCGGATGGGTGGCCCAGGGCCGCCCGCTCGCGATCGTGACCGCGCGGTCGGTGGCGCACGTGCAGGCCACGCTGCGGGCGGCGAGCGAGTTCCGCGTCCCGGTCGTGCCCCGGGGTGCGGGCACCGGCCTGGCGGGCGGCGCGAACGGTACCGACGGATCCATCGTCCTCGACGTCTCCGCGATGAACCGCATCATCGAGATCTCGGCCGACGACCAGCTCGCCGTCATCGAGCCCGGCGTCGTCAACAGCGACCTCAACGCGGCACTGGAGCCATACGGCCTGTTCTTCGCGCCCGACCCGGCGAGCAAGGCGATCTCCACCGTCGGCGGGAACATCGCGACCAACGCGGGCGGGCTGCTGTGCG
Proteins encoded in this window:
- a CDS encoding alpha/beta hydrolase, with protein sequence MPVSIGERRPVTGGDDEAARLDAALPDIDWSVAPVGTVFSRFRAPSGELAVAALGDPADPRVVLIPGVTGSKEDFYLLAPILVAAGYYVQSFDLAGQYESADAGPVPGGHYTYGLLVADVVAFLRDGGPAHVLGYSFAGILSQLALVEHPELFRSLTLLTAPPEPGQSFRGVRIIGWLSWFATAHIGASLMIWGITTNKNKVSDSRLAFVRSRFALTRRSSVDDIVGLMKRVPDVRSRVAASGIPLLVVTGDHDLWPTHLHAANAKALGARLAVYRTGHSPCETAPHQLGRDMIALFHEAEARER
- a CDS encoding fumarylacetoacetate hydrolase family protein, whose protein sequence is MRFSHLSTAADPGPRLAAVIGDGALFLDEVMDRPPRDLQELIERGESGLAEVRAVVAEAEAAGRELPPVHELRHASAILRPPHVIAIGANYAAHASELKLRSEKAATVFNLWPNSLAGHGGTTTWPADLSTQVDYEAELGVVIGRPARNVPVQDALDYVWGYTVVNDITARDLQFSEAQWSRCKSFDGFTPTGPVVVTADEIPDPQDLWLTTNVDGAILQDASTADMVRSVPELIEFLSRSATIPPGTLISTGSPGGAGYSRTPPVFLRDRSTVTVSIGGIGYLTTYCRVT
- the trmB gene encoding tRNA (guanosine(46)-N7)-methyltransferase TrmB, with amino-acid sequence MEPSPLVRPRSFVVRGRKTEAQSRAIDELWPSFGVDFDGSPLDLDAIFGRTAPRVVEIGFGNGENLLTLAERHPDRDFLGIEVHGAGIGRVLGAMRDRGLTNIRIVRHDAVEVFERGLPAGSVDEILVFFPDPWPKARHHRRRLIQPEVARLLVAALSPDGVLRLATDWEPYAEHMIEVLDAEPGLVNLAGEARFVPRPDDRPVTKFERRGERLGHAIFDLAYRPAR
- a CDS encoding ABC transporter substrate-binding protein gives rise to the protein MPRGERRIVDRFLRSLERAPGIHVVDADALLLQVLTPDDRIVEVRVEEDALLANARLVADDAALHGLSGTDSVERSFTLFFLHMQTAVRSGPPQGARRLRYTAQGVVRDGHAGTGSTPRMQ
- a CDS encoding glycosyltransferase family 2 protein produces the protein MPSLSVVIPALDDAEMLARCLQDLAAQLRPADEIIVVDNGSSDGTADVARAAGATVVEQPHRGIWPAASTGYDAASGDIIARLDADSRPPADWLLHIEAEFVDAPEVGVLTGPGVFYDGNTVVAGIGQVLYIGGYFWSMGLWLGNPPIFGSNFAMRREVWLDVRERVHRDRSDIHDDLDLAFHLSLDTAVRYDERLTVGISARPFSTWRGFGRRLRWAYTTLSMHLPDQSPWRRRITRRRQAHDRERDAPGAVA
- a CDS encoding aldehyde dehydrogenase family protein, which encodes MTHARTVDELRSAFERGVTKPLAWRLGQLRALRRMLTERSAEFEDALLADLAKSPTESQIAELGFVVGEIDHTLKHLRRWLRPRRVSVPGALLPARASTMLEPVGVVLVIAPWNYPVQLLLAPLVGALAAGNAVVLKPSELAPATSAAMARLMPQYLDTRAVAVVEGGVEDTTDLLAQRWDHIFYTGNGRVGRIVAAVAVENLTPVTLELGGKSPVYVDATVDIAAAARRIAWGKFMNAGQTCVAPDYVLAERSIVPRLADALRDAVRDLYGDDPAQSPDYGRIVNDRQFERLTGMLGSGTAAVGGDHDAETRYLAPTVLTDVAPESPAMAEEIFGPILPILPVDGLDDAIRFIRAGDKPLALYVFTSSATTRRRILTETSSGAVGFGVPAAHLAVAGLPFGGVGESGAGAYHGERSLRTFSHEKAVLSKPLSPDTLQLIYPPYTEAKDRFARGLLRKLG
- a CDS encoding AlkA N-terminal domain-containing protein, whose amino-acid sequence is MSAAGVTLVDMSTLQHPRSGASSTPADSADGRLTDPVFAERYRAMSAKDARFDGQFITGVHTTGIYCRPSCPAVTPKPGNVTFYLTAAAAHEAGLRACKRCLPDAVPGSPEWNVRDDLAARAMRLIADGTVEREGVPGLAHRLGYTPRHLNRVLTAELGAGPLALARAHRAQTARLLLTGSDLPITDVAFAAGFSSVRQFNETMAEVYRLTPGAIRTAARRSPAAAHREPGTVTLSLRLPARAPFDGASVLSFLAARAIDGMEAPGAAHGSGDIGYARALRLPHGPAVVRLTLTGTATSPAVQCDASLADVADLAPLVARVRRLLDLDADAEAIDAVLAADPALAPSVAAAPGLRVPGAVDAEEIVFRALIGQQVSVAAARTALTRLTDALGESIDLPVPGGGAFTRLFPTAAAIAERGREVLRGPSRRIDAIVGAAEALADGRLTIDVGESRDELERRLVELPGIGPWTAGYVALRVLGSPDILLTGDLALRQGAARLGLPGDARGLAEHGARWAPWRSYAGLHLWRA
- a CDS encoding aspartate ammonia-lyase, encoding MDDSKTAPIPVVTPSGLVVTDASENVSDVPTPSAEGRATRVETDSLGSREIPADAYWGIHTSRALENFPIAKRPISVYPDLIVALASVKQAAARANAEIGVLEPRKAELIDRACQLIIDGRYHDQFVVGVMQGGAGTSTNMNANEVIANIALELDGHEKGDYSHLHPIDDVNRSQSTNDTYPTAIKIGLTFALGHLLDELALLRDSFAAKAAEFRNILKVGRTQLQDAVPMTLGQEFHGFATTLTEDHARLTETKWLLAEINLGATAIGTGITADPGYAAAAVRHLNAITGLNLETAPDLIESTSDAGAFMSFSGSLKRSAIKLSKICNDLRLLSSGPQAGLGEINLPARQAGSSIMPGKVNPVIPEVVNQVAFSVAGADVTVTMAAEGGQLQLNAFEPVIAHSLLQSITWMAQAFRTLRINCVDGITANEERLGAMVGSSVGVITALTPHIGYAASAALAKSALLTGRNVADLVVEAKLMSREEVTRLLSPARLSGLEVVTTAIPVIEADAIREARSDTE